A region from the Alkalidesulfovibrio alkalitolerans DSM 16529 genome encodes:
- the tsoA gene encoding LULAXC motif selenoprotein TsoA, producing the protein MNEIEAIVARLEPKEAAAAVARAARAVFPLLDDEARREFIEQMLGEPGEDKVVGMVHLULAECMDEGVDPTAMCQSLVDKVAQSKQLMAVAHPEILTLFENWLEELEDEVIRCAAAQGTDVDELAEATGLSRSGARFLISKLRREGRL; encoded by the coding sequence ATGAACGAGATCGAAGCCATCGTCGCGCGGCTGGAACCCAAGGAAGCGGCCGCGGCAGTGGCCAGGGCCGCGCGCGCCGTGTTCCCGCTCCTGGACGACGAGGCGCGCCGGGAATTCATCGAACAGATGCTCGGTGAGCCCGGCGAGGACAAGGTCGTCGGCATGGTCCATCTCTGACTGGCCGAATGCATGGACGAAGGTGTCGATCCAACCGCAATGTGCCAAAGTCTCGTGGACAAGGTCGCCCAGTCCAAACAGCTCATGGCCGTGGCGCATCCCGAAATTCTCACGCTGTTCGAGAACTGGCTCGAAGAACTCGAGGACGAGGTCATCCGCTGCGCCGCGGCGCAGGGAACGGATGTGGATGAGCTTGCCGAGGCCACGGGGCTGTCGCGCTCCGGCGCGCGGTTCCTGATATCCAAGCTCCGGCGTGAGGGAAGACTCTAG
- a CDS encoding tetratricopeptide repeat protein has translation MTWFPNSGPTWSGALRVLLPVLLLTLLTVACGREQRREDPLADAVRAYDQGLYLQAESLYEEFLQKNPTDPRRWQAWTRLLDIVGSIRGDTEKAQAILEAMLLEFGSEPERARAVLIRKGDLHRGEGQVNQAVEAWLKAQRLQERQADPCVLALRFSGAYVSLGYFDLAQDALRECLTIAQEPGCRARCRIELAQTYALLDNWTQAAELLEEAVATDSLNREDRSVAVFLLAEAVLHLGQTERAKELLTSILDTHPNPLAVQAKLDQIK, from the coding sequence TTGACGTGGTTCCCGAATAGCGGACCGACCTGGAGCGGGGCGCTGCGCGTTCTGCTCCCGGTCCTTCTCCTGACGCTGCTTACGGTCGCGTGCGGCCGTGAGCAGCGTCGGGAGGATCCCCTGGCCGACGCGGTGCGCGCCTACGACCAGGGGCTGTATCTGCAAGCCGAATCGCTCTACGAAGAATTCCTGCAAAAGAATCCCACAGATCCCAGACGCTGGCAGGCCTGGACGCGGCTCTTGGACATCGTGGGCAGCATCCGGGGCGACACGGAGAAGGCCCAGGCCATCCTCGAAGCCATGCTGCTCGAATTCGGCTCGGAACCGGAGCGGGCGCGGGCCGTGCTCATCAGGAAGGGCGATCTGCACCGTGGCGAAGGGCAGGTCAATCAGGCCGTGGAGGCCTGGCTCAAGGCCCAGCGGCTGCAGGAGCGGCAGGCAGACCCGTGCGTGCTGGCGCTCAGATTTTCAGGGGCCTACGTGAGTCTTGGATACTTCGATCTGGCCCAGGACGCCCTACGCGAGTGTCTGACAATCGCGCAGGAGCCGGGATGCCGCGCACGATGCCGCATAGAGCTGGCCCAGACCTACGCTCTTCTGGACAACTGGACGCAGGCGGCCGAACTGCTCGAAGAGGCCGTGGCCACGGACTCCCTGAATCGGGAGGACAGGAGCGTGGCCGTCTTCCTCTTGGCCGAGGCCGTGCTGCATCTGGGCCAGACCGAGCGCGCGAAAGAGCTTTTGACCTCCATCCTCGATACGCACCCCAATCCCTTGGCCGTGCAGGCCAAGCTGGACCAGATCAAGTAG
- the tsoB gene encoding rhodanese/DsbD fusion-like selenoprotein TsoB — translation MRTTKTTLVAVLAVFVTVTALWLTNRAVTPKTATWDDAVAEAREGGYRLVTTVELAEWYARADETGLLLVDTRQDWEFHAGHIEGAVLFPMEPTAFARWRKKGELAGMLGPDKERPVVFYUAGLTUVRSDSAARVAVSLGYRNVFRDPYGYPDWQAAGLPVAFDAAHREAASEDPTPGPLYGWGMVWTLLGIFLGGMALNLTPCVYPLIPITVSYFGGRSGQGRGSLVAHGALYMLGLALMNSLLGVAAALTGGMMGALLQNPAVLLAVAGLLLAFAASLFGLWEIRLPSGLTRAASKSYTGHFGTFFMGLTLGVVAAPCLGPFVLGLLTWVASLGSPWLGFLVFFTLSLGLGLPLFVLAMFSGRLEKLPRSGEWMLWVRKLMGWVLVGMAAYFVRPLLSETTGLLALAVVALGAGLHLGWIDRATANFRVFGAIKAAVGVGGVVLAIVLAGPLLFRGPAVFWQTYSDDLLAQAREHGRPVIIDFSAAWCTPCRELDERTFRDPAVVRLADEKMVMIKVDLTRGGDPLHERLVSEYAVRGVPTVVFVDRDGHERPELRLVDYLPPEEFVKRMESVLE, via the coding sequence ATGCGTACCACGAAAACAACGCTCGTGGCGGTCCTGGCCGTGTTCGTGACCGTGACCGCGCTGTGGCTGACCAACAGGGCCGTGACCCCGAAGACGGCCACCTGGGACGACGCGGTGGCCGAGGCCCGCGAGGGCGGATATCGCCTGGTCACGACCGTCGAACTTGCCGAATGGTACGCGCGGGCCGACGAGACGGGCCTTCTCCTCGTGGACACGCGCCAGGATTGGGAGTTTCACGCCGGACACATCGAGGGCGCGGTCCTCTTTCCCATGGAGCCCACGGCCTTCGCGCGCTGGCGCAAGAAGGGCGAACTGGCCGGGATGCTCGGACCCGACAAGGAACGGCCCGTCGTCTTCTACTGAGCGGGCCTGACCTGAGTCCGCAGCGACTCTGCGGCCCGTGTGGCCGTTTCCCTCGGTTACCGCAACGTCTTTCGCGATCCGTATGGATACCCCGACTGGCAGGCCGCCGGGCTGCCGGTGGCCTTCGACGCCGCACACCGTGAAGCCGCATCCGAGGACCCCACGCCCGGCCCGCTCTACGGCTGGGGGATGGTCTGGACCCTGCTCGGCATCTTCCTGGGCGGCATGGCCCTGAACCTGACCCCGTGCGTCTATCCGCTCATCCCCATCACGGTCTCTTATTTCGGCGGCCGCAGCGGCCAGGGCCGGGGCAGCCTCGTGGCGCACGGCGCGCTGTACATGCTCGGGCTCGCCCTGATGAACTCGCTCCTCGGCGTGGCCGCCGCGCTGACCGGCGGGATGATGGGCGCGCTGCTCCAGAACCCGGCCGTGCTCCTGGCCGTGGCCGGACTTCTGCTCGCGTTCGCGGCCAGCCTGTTCGGGCTGTGGGAGATCAGGCTCCCCTCGGGGCTCACTCGGGCCGCGTCCAAATCCTACACGGGCCATTTCGGCACCTTCTTCATGGGGCTGACGCTCGGCGTGGTGGCCGCGCCGTGCCTCGGGCCGTTCGTGCTCGGCCTTCTGACCTGGGTGGCGAGCCTGGGCAGCCCGTGGCTCGGTTTCCTGGTCTTCTTCACCCTGAGCCTTGGGCTCGGCCTGCCGCTCTTCGTCCTGGCGATGTTCTCGGGCAGGCTGGAGAAGCTGCCCCGGTCCGGGGAGTGGATGTTGTGGGTGCGAAAGCTCATGGGCTGGGTGCTGGTGGGCATGGCCGCGTATTTCGTGCGGCCGCTTCTCTCCGAGACGACCGGACTTCTCGCCCTGGCCGTTGTGGCGCTGGGCGCCGGGCTGCATCTGGGCTGGATCGACAGGGCCACGGCGAACTTCAGGGTCTTTGGCGCGATCAAGGCCGCAGTTGGCGTGGGCGGCGTGGTCCTGGCGATCGTCCTCGCCGGACCGTTGCTTTTCCGGGGACCGGCCGTGTTCTGGCAGACCTATTCCGACGACCTCCTGGCCCAGGCCAGGGAGCACGGCAGGCCCGTTATCATCGACTTCTCGGCCGCGTGGTGCACGCCCTGCCGGGAACTCGACGAGCGGACCTTCCGCGATCCGGCCGTGGTGCGTCTGGCCGACGAGAAGATGGTCATGATCAAGGTGGACCTGACCAGGGGCGGCGATCCGCTGCACGAGCGGCTCGTGAGCGAGTACGCGGTCAGGGGCGTGCCCACGGTGGTCTTTGTGGATCGGGACGGCCACGAGAGGCCCGAGCTTCGACTCGTGGACTATCTGCCGCCCGAGGAATTCGTGAAGCGCATGGAAAGCGTGCTCGAATGA
- a CDS encoding type II toxin-antitoxin system ParD family antitoxin, producing MHVSLTPELEARVRQKVESGLYNNASEVIREALRFMETHEQLIYQMKLDALRRELAPGAAQAESGQFVSGGVRDILAEAKAIRHG from the coding sequence ATGCACGTTTCACTGACGCCCGAGCTTGAGGCCAGGGTGCGGCAAAAGGTCGAGAGCGGCCTGTACAACAACGCGAGCGAGGTCATCCGCGAGGCGCTTCGGTTCATGGAGACGCATGAGCAACTGATCTACCAGATGAAGCTCGACGCCCTGCGCCGCGAGCTTGCCCCCGGCGCCGCCCAGGCGGAGAGCGGCCAGTTCGTTTCGGGCGGAGTCAGGGACATCCTTGCGGAGGCCAAGGCGATCCGCCATGGCTGA
- the gyrA gene encoding DNA gyrase subunit A, with amino-acid sequence MSQISIEQEIKKSYLEYSLSVIVGRAIPDVRDGLKPVHRRILYAMHELSNSWNRPYKKSARVVGDVIGKYHPHGDSAVYDALVRMAQDFSMRDPLVDGQGNFGSIDGDAAAAMRYTEVRMARLTAEFLGDIDKDTVNWRANYDNSLQEPVVLPTKVPNLLLNGSAGIAVGMATNIPPHNLGELVDGTIHLLDNPDCTIGDLTAFIKGPDFPTAASLYGGRGLADAYATGRGTIRIRGTAEIEEAKNGRQSIVITEIPYAVNKSTLVEKIAQLVNDRKIEGVSDLRDESDRKGIRIVIDLKKGSIAEIIVNSLYKYTQLETSFGINMMAVVDNRPMLLNIKQILEHFLRHRREVILRRTRFDLDKAEKRAHILEGLRIAVDNIDEVVQLIKTSASPVEAKSRLMERFELSEIQSQAILDMRLQRLTGLEHEKLLEEYRELIKRIEYLNSILKSDEVLKGVIRDELAEIRKTFATPRRTVIIEQDPDAIDIEDLIADEDVVITFTRRGYIKRVPLDSYQQQRRGGKGIAGTATSEGDMLHSLLTTSNHQSLLLFTNQGRMHQLKVHRVPEGSRYAKGAHIANLIPLEKDEYVATALSVRDFAEDRFFLFVTKRGMVKRTLASLYRNVRSSGIKAVLLRDDDELIMVRQIDQTDEVVLCTREGTAIRFSVTEVRPMGRTASGVKGIALRGNDMVMGAVIVPPQKEGEPDETWGHILTVAERGYGKRTAVGQYRLQSRGGRGVINMKLTQKTGKVLGAILVQDDDQLVMMTSANKVIRIGVRDVSVVGRATQGVRLAALDNGGVLAAFDLVREDYPLDVVPE; translated from the coding sequence GTGAGCCAGATAAGCATCGAACAGGAAATCAAGAAATCGTACCTGGAGTATTCGCTCTCGGTCATCGTGGGCCGTGCGATCCCGGACGTGCGTGACGGGCTGAAGCCCGTGCACCGGCGCATCCTGTACGCCATGCACGAGCTGTCCAACTCCTGGAACCGCCCCTACAAGAAGTCCGCGCGCGTGGTCGGTGACGTCATCGGTAAGTACCATCCGCACGGCGACTCGGCGGTCTACGACGCCCTGGTGCGCATGGCCCAGGACTTCTCCATGCGCGATCCGCTCGTGGACGGCCAGGGCAACTTCGGCTCCATCGACGGCGACGCCGCGGCGGCCATGCGATACACCGAGGTGCGCATGGCGCGCCTCACGGCCGAGTTTCTGGGCGACATCGACAAGGACACGGTCAACTGGCGGGCCAACTACGACAACTCGTTGCAGGAGCCCGTGGTGCTGCCCACCAAGGTGCCCAATCTCCTGCTCAACGGTTCGGCCGGCATCGCCGTGGGCATGGCCACCAACATTCCGCCCCACAACCTGGGCGAGTTGGTGGACGGAACCATCCACCTGCTGGACAATCCCGACTGCACCATCGGCGATCTGACGGCTTTCATCAAGGGGCCGGACTTTCCCACGGCCGCTTCGTTGTACGGCGGACGGGGCCTGGCCGACGCCTACGCCACGGGCCGAGGCACCATCCGCATCCGGGGCACGGCGGAGATCGAGGAGGCCAAGAACGGCCGCCAGTCCATCGTCATCACGGAGATCCCTTACGCGGTCAACAAGTCCACGCTGGTGGAGAAGATCGCGCAGCTCGTGAACGACCGCAAGATCGAGGGCGTCTCGGACCTGCGCGACGAGTCCGACCGAAAGGGCATCCGCATCGTCATCGACCTGAAGAAGGGCAGCATCGCCGAGATCATCGTCAACTCGCTCTACAAGTACACGCAGCTTGAGACGTCGTTCGGCATCAACATGATGGCCGTGGTGGACAACCGGCCGATGCTCCTGAACATCAAACAGATTCTGGAACATTTCCTGCGCCACCGGCGCGAGGTCATCCTCAGGCGCACCCGCTTCGACCTGGACAAGGCCGAGAAGCGCGCCCACATCCTGGAGGGCCTGCGCATCGCGGTGGACAACATCGACGAGGTGGTGCAGCTCATCAAGACGTCGGCCTCGCCGGTGGAGGCCAAGAGCCGCCTCATGGAGCGCTTCGAGCTTTCCGAGATTCAGTCTCAGGCCATTTTGGACATGCGGCTGCAGCGTCTGACCGGCCTTGAGCACGAAAAACTCCTGGAGGAGTACCGCGAACTCATCAAGCGCATCGAGTATCTGAACTCCATCCTCAAGTCGGACGAGGTGCTCAAGGGCGTGATCCGCGACGAACTGGCCGAGATCAGGAAGACCTTCGCCACGCCGCGCCGGACCGTGATCATCGAGCAGGATCCCGACGCCATCGACATCGAGGATTTGATCGCGGACGAGGACGTGGTCATCACCTTCACGCGGCGCGGCTACATCAAGCGTGTGCCCCTGGACAGCTACCAGCAGCAGCGCCGGGGCGGGAAGGGCATCGCGGGCACGGCCACGAGCGAGGGCGACATGCTGCACTCGCTTCTGACCACGAGCAACCACCAATCCCTGCTGCTCTTTACGAACCAGGGCCGCATGCACCAGCTCAAGGTGCACCGCGTGCCCGAGGGCAGCCGCTACGCCAAGGGCGCGCACATCGCCAACCTCATCCCCTTGGAGAAGGACGAGTACGTGGCCACGGCCTTGTCCGTGCGCGACTTCGCCGAGGACCGCTTCTTCCTCTTCGTGACCAAGCGCGGCATGGTCAAGCGCACCCTAGCCTCGCTCTACAGGAACGTGCGTTCCTCGGGCATCAAGGCGGTGTTGCTGCGCGACGACGACGAACTGATCATGGTCCGCCAGATCGACCAGACCGACGAGGTGGTGCTGTGCACCCGCGAGGGTACGGCCATCCGCTTCTCTGTGACCGAGGTGCGGCCCATGGGCCGCACGGCCAGCGGCGTGAAGGGCATCGCCCTGCGCGGCAACGACATGGTCATGGGCGCGGTGATCGTGCCGCCGCAAAAAGAGGGTGAGCCCGACGAGACCTGGGGTCACATCCTGACCGTGGCGGAGCGCGGCTACGGCAAGCGCACGGCCGTGGGACAGTACCGCCTGCAGTCGCGCGGCGGCCGGGGTGTGATCAACATGAAGCTCACCCAAAAGACCGGCAAGGTTCTGGGCGCGATCCTGGTGCAGGACGACGACCAACTGGTCATGATGACCTCGGCGAACAAGGTCATCCGCATCGGCGTGCGCGACGTGAGCGTGGTGGGCCGGGCCACCCAGGGCGTGCGGCTGGCCGCGCTGGACAACGGCGGCGTGCTGGCGGCCTTCGATCTGGTGCGAGAGGACTATCCCCTTGACGTGGTTCCCGAATAG
- the dnaN gene encoding DNA polymerase III subunit beta, giving the protein MYVKVFRDDIIEGLQKSSNIIPAKTGAAFLRTIWLKAEGETLSIMSTDSNLEFSGAYPARVQTQGLVGVQGRSFYDLVRKLPPGEIAIKTDEAGTHLLIEQGKRKYKLPTNDPSWFQKFSEFPSGETVVWSGDFLSELIDKTAFCISDEDTMEAIACLNVVPGTDKAGERIIRAQGLNGHQFAMLGFRNEDLHAMLPHGGILIQKKYLLELKKWLPAGEIELAIGDKRLFFRTGDKVESFSLPLSYYQYPDVGGFLSKIQSGGAATLKVDRQEFMDALDRIMIFNSENNRCTNLSFTSAEMALFSQGQDVGTANESLSVEFTGDIQKIAFPTRNLIEIMSHFASKQLVYTLSGTEGPCGVTGSDDPDYLVIIMPMKVAEETYYTEEEV; this is encoded by the coding sequence ATGTATGTAAAAGTCTTCCGCGACGACATCATCGAAGGCCTGCAGAAGTCGTCGAACATCATTCCGGCCAAGACGGGCGCCGCCTTTTTGCGCACCATCTGGCTCAAGGCCGAGGGCGAAACCCTGTCCATCATGTCCACGGATTCGAACCTCGAATTCAGCGGTGCCTACCCCGCCCGCGTGCAGACCCAAGGACTGGTCGGCGTACAGGGTCGTTCCTTCTACGATCTTGTGCGCAAGCTGCCTCCGGGCGAGATCGCCATCAAGACGGACGAGGCGGGCACGCACCTGCTCATCGAGCAGGGCAAGCGCAAATACAAGCTGCCCACCAACGACCCGAGCTGGTTTCAGAAATTTTCCGAGTTCCCTTCCGGCGAAACAGTGGTCTGGTCGGGCGATTTCCTCTCCGAACTCATCGACAAGACCGCCTTTTGCATCTCCGACGAGGACACCATGGAGGCCATCGCCTGCCTGAACGTGGTTCCCGGCACGGACAAAGCGGGCGAGCGGATCATCCGCGCCCAGGGGTTGAACGGACACCAGTTCGCCATGCTCGGTTTCCGCAACGAGGATCTGCACGCCATGCTCCCGCACGGCGGCATTCTGATCCAGAAAAAGTATCTGCTCGAACTCAAGAAATGGCTGCCGGCGGGCGAGATCGAACTGGCCATCGGCGACAAGCGGTTGTTCTTCCGCACCGGCGACAAGGTGGAATCCTTCAGCCTGCCGCTTTCTTACTACCAATATCCGGACGTCGGCGGGTTTCTCTCCAAGATCCAGTCCGGCGGCGCGGCCACGCTCAAGGTCGATCGCCAGGAATTCATGGACGCCCTGGACCGCATCATGATTTTCAACTCCGAGAACAACCGCTGCACCAACCTCTCCTTCACCTCGGCCGAGATGGCCCTTTTCTCCCAGGGGCAGGACGTGGGCACAGCCAACGAGTCGCTGAGCGTGGAATTCACCGGAGATATCCAGAAGATCGCCTTCCCGACCAGAAACCTCATCGAGATCATGAGCCACTTCGCTTCCAAGCAGCTCGTCTACACCCTCTCCGGAACCGAAGGCCCTTGCGGCGTGACCGGCTCCGACGACCCCGACTACCTGGTCATCATCATGCCCATGAAGGTCGCCGAGGAAACCTACTACACCGAGGAAGAAGTCTAA
- the tsoR gene encoding ArsR/SmtB-type metalloregulator TsoR → MSSPIEHPESQERHLADVAFLARALADENRLRILLFVRHGRKSVSQIVEELGLSQPLVSHHLRELKRALLVDVERRGPFVLYGLTRIAAVDVIEAMRDLAGKLVAERTRF, encoded by the coding sequence ATGTCATCGCCAATCGAACATCCTGAGTCCCAGGAGCGGCATCTTGCGGACGTGGCCTTTCTGGCCCGGGCGCTGGCGGACGAGAACAGGCTGCGCATCCTTCTCTTCGTGCGCCACGGCAGGAAGTCCGTGAGCCAGATCGTCGAGGAGCTGGGTCTTTCGCAGCCCCTGGTCTCGCACCATCTGCGGGAGCTCAAACGTGCCCTGCTCGTGGACGTGGAGCGGCGCGGCCCGTTCGTCCTCTACGGCCTCACCCGCATCGCGGCCGTGGATGTCATCGAGGCCATGCGCGATCTGGCCGGCAAGCTCGTAGCGGAACGCACACGCTTTTGA
- a CDS encoding type II toxin-antitoxin system RelE/ParE family toxin, with amino-acid sequence MAEVRITPAAKTHLLDIWAYTEQTWGEARADAYLLEIEAVFRQLAAAPLLGRPRPEIREGFRSIPAGSHVIFHTVTPDKAYVNIIGVLHAKMDVSSRL; translated from the coding sequence ATGGCTGAAGTCCGCATCACACCGGCCGCCAAGACGCACCTGCTCGACATATGGGCCTATACCGAACAGACCTGGGGCGAGGCCCGCGCGGACGCCTATCTTTTGGAGATCGAAGCGGTTTTCCGGCAACTCGCCGCCGCTCCGCTGCTCGGCAGGCCGCGCCCGGAAATCCGCGAGGGCTTTCGGTCGATTCCGGCCGGAAGTCATGTGATCTTCCACACCGTCACGCCAGACAAAGCATACGTGAACATAATCGGCGTATTGCACGCGAAAATGGATGTGTCCTCACGTCTGTGA
- the gyrB gene encoding DNA topoisomerase (ATP-hydrolyzing) subunit B, whose product MLPEKNISSYTADSIQVLEGLAAVRKRPAMYIGSTDVRGLHHLVYEVVDNSIDEAMAGHCDRIKVVLHLDNSVTVSDNGRGIPVDMHPKLGRPAVEVVMTKLHAGGKFGDGAYKVSGGLHGVGVSCVNALSEYLEVTIKRDGKRYFQRYERGAPVTDVTPQGDAEGHGTTVRFRPDEEIFETNQFIHETLQKRFRELAYLNSGLTIEFTDERSGQNDSFRYDGGLMEFVKDMNEGETAIHHMLYGKGEQDGVIVEFALQYNAGYKENVLTFANNIRTKEGGTHLVGFKTAFTRAINSYIKTADLPKKLKETVTGEDVREGQAAIISVKLPQPQFEGQTKTKLGNSEVVGIVSSLVYEKMTTFFEENPGDAKAIVEKIVDAARAREAARKARDLVRRKGALSDHSLPGKLADCQSKKPEESELFIVEGDSAGGSAKQGRDPKFQAILPLRGKILNVEKTRFDKMLGNKEIRALITAMGAGIGEDDLDLDKLRYHKIVIMTDADVDGAHIRTLLLTFFFRQYEEMITRGKLFIAQPPLFRVAKGKTERYITSESELHAYLLSRMASEITVTAPSGATLSGRELTAFLDSVSFLRAKTDEAGSYGISESLMLGLLDFEPKLSPDYFEETVSDEQLGPLFDHMAKRGFTCRTERQEDEIETRVFVVFEAADGGAVRLGVEFFNSKVYKQSYDAFAELKRTAGGFTFQVKSGENASVTVEGAFSLLRHVLDEGHRGFTIQRYKGLGEMNPEQLWETTMNPEKRTMLQVTIEDAMEADDIFQKLMGDKVEPRRAFIEQNALSVSELDI is encoded by the coding sequence ATGCTTCCCGAGAAAAACATCTCCTCCTACACGGCCGACAGCATCCAGGTGCTCGAAGGCCTGGCCGCGGTGCGCAAGCGCCCGGCCATGTACATCGGCTCCACGGACGTGCGAGGCCTGCACCATCTCGTTTACGAGGTTGTGGACAACTCCATCGACGAGGCCATGGCCGGGCACTGCGATCGCATCAAGGTCGTGTTGCACCTGGACAACTCCGTGACAGTCTCGGATAACGGACGCGGCATCCCTGTGGACATGCACCCCAAGCTCGGCCGTCCCGCAGTCGAGGTCGTCATGACCAAGCTGCACGCGGGCGGCAAGTTCGGGGACGGCGCTTACAAGGTCTCGGGCGGTCTGCACGGCGTTGGCGTGTCCTGCGTCAACGCCCTCTCCGAATACCTCGAAGTGACCATCAAGCGCGACGGCAAGCGCTATTTCCAGCGCTACGAGCGCGGCGCGCCCGTGACCGACGTGACGCCCCAGGGCGATGCCGAGGGGCACGGCACCACGGTCCGCTTTAGGCCCGACGAGGAGATTTTCGAGACCAACCAGTTCATTCACGAGACGCTGCAAAAGCGTTTCCGCGAACTGGCCTACCTGAACTCCGGCCTGACCATCGAATTCACCGACGAGCGCTCCGGCCAGAACGATTCCTTCCGCTACGACGGCGGGCTCATGGAATTCGTGAAGGACATGAACGAGGGCGAGACGGCCATCCACCACATGCTCTACGGCAAGGGCGAGCAGGACGGCGTCATCGTGGAGTTCGCGCTGCAATACAACGCGGGCTACAAGGAAAACGTCCTGACCTTCGCCAATAACATCCGCACCAAGGAAGGCGGCACCCACTTGGTGGGCTTCAAGACCGCCTTCACCAGGGCCATCAACAGCTACATCAAGACCGCGGACCTGCCCAAGAAACTCAAGGAGACCGTCACCGGCGAGGACGTGCGCGAGGGCCAGGCGGCCATCATCTCGGTCAAGCTGCCCCAGCCGCAGTTCGAAGGCCAGACCAAGACCAAGCTCGGCAACTCCGAGGTCGTGGGCATCGTTTCTTCCTTGGTCTATGAGAAGATGACCACTTTCTTCGAGGAGAATCCCGGCGACGCCAAGGCCATCGTCGAGAAGATAGTGGACGCGGCCCGGGCCCGCGAGGCCGCGCGCAAGGCGCGCGACCTGGTGCGGCGCAAGGGAGCGCTTTCGGACCACTCGTTGCCGGGCAAGCTGGCCGACTGCCAGTCCAAGAAACCCGAGGAGTCCGAGCTGTTTATCGTCGAGGGCGATTCGGCGGGCGGTTCGGCCAAGCAAGGGCGAGATCCCAAGTTCCAGGCCATCCTGCCCCTGCGCGGCAAGATATTGAACGTGGAGAAGACGCGCTTCGACAAGATGCTCGGCAACAAGGAGATCAGGGCCTTGATCACGGCCATGGGCGCGGGCATAGGCGAGGACGACCTCGACCTCGACAAGCTACGCTACCACAAAATCGTGATCATGACAGACGCCGACGTGGACGGCGCGCACATCCGTACGCTGCTCCTGACCTTCTTCTTCCGCCAGTACGAAGAGATGATCACCCGGGGCAAACTCTTCATCGCCCAGCCGCCGCTGTTCCGTGTGGCCAAGGGCAAGACCGAGCGCTACATCACGAGCGAATCGGAACTGCACGCCTACCTGCTCTCGCGCATGGCCTCGGAAATCACCGTGACCGCCCCCTCGGGCGCCACGCTCAGCGGCCGCGAACTCACGGCCTTCTTAGACAGTGTCTCCTTTCTTCGCGCCAAGACCGACGAGGCCGGCAGTTACGGCATTTCCGAGAGTCTCATGCTCGGGCTGCTCGATTTCGAGCCCAAGCTCTCGCCCGACTATTTCGAGGAAACGGTCTCGGACGAGCAGCTCGGCCCCCTCTTCGACCACATGGCCAAGCGCGGTTTCACTTGCCGCACCGAGCGCCAGGAGGACGAGATCGAGACGCGCGTCTTCGTGGTCTTCGAGGCCGCGGACGGCGGTGCGGTGCGCCTGGGCGTGGAGTTCTTCAACTCCAAGGTCTACAAACAGTCCTACGACGCCTTTGCGGAATTGAAGCGCACGGCGGGCGGATTCACCTTTCAGGTGAAAAGCGGCGAGAACGCGTCCGTCACTGTGGAAGGAGCCTTCTCGCTGTTGCGCCACGTCCTGGACGAGGGCCACAGGGGCTTCACCATCCAGCGCTACAAGGGTCTTGGCGAAATGAACCCCGAACAGCTCTGGGAAACCACCATGAACCCCGAAAAGCGCACCATGCTGCAGGTGACCATCGAGGACGCCATGGAGGCCGACGACATCTTCCAGAAGCTCATGGGCGACAAGGTGGAGCCGCGCCGCGCCTTCATCGAGCAAAACGCCCTGAGCGTCTCGGAGTTGGATATTTAG